The genomic DNA AATATCTTCAAGGCGCTCCCTTTGCTCCCGGCTTCAACCCGCAAAGCGGCGCCAAAAAGTTTGGGAGATTCTCAAGGACCTTTTTCAAAAGGTTCTTGAGCGGGGTCCGGTGCAGCGCCCCGGCCGCCGGAGGCACTCCTCTTAGAAGCCCTCTTCCAGCGGCGGCCAGACAAGGGCCTGCGTTTCCACGCCCATGTCGGACGCGGATGCGTCGGCCAATTTTCGCTCGCCCGGCTTAAGGTGCACTATCCTGCCGCGCGTTTCCAGACGGCCTTCGGCCAGCCACTGCAAGGCCTGGGGATAGATGCGGTGTTCCAGCTTGAGGATGCGCGCCCCAAGCTCGTCGCCGTCTTCCCCCGGCTGGCAGGGAACGGCGGCCTGGACGATGACCGGACCGTGATCCATCTGTTCGTCCACGAAATGCACGGTGCAACCGGAAATCTTGACCCCGTATTCCGCAGCGTCGTCCTGGCCATGTACGCCGGGAAAACTCGGCAGCAAAGCGGGATGGATGTTGATGACGCGGCCCCGGAACGGTTCGAGAAAAACCGGAGTGACGATGCGCATGAACCCGGCCATGACCACCGCGCCGGCCCCGTTCACGCCCGATTCCCGGAGGACCCGGACCAATTCCTCGTCAAAGGACTCGCGGGAATCGAAATCCGTGTGCAGCAGCACGCGGGTGGGGATGTTGTGGTTGCGCGCCCGGGTCAGGCCGTAGGCGTCCTCACGATTGGACACCACGACCTTGATTTCGGCGTCAAGCGCACCCGCTTCGATGCGGTCGATGATGGATTGCAGATTGGACCCGCCCCCGGATACGAGGACGGCGATGGGCATTGCCATGGATGCTCCCTTGGATGGTTGAAAACGGGGGGATTGGCCCCGCCCCAGAACTTGGCCCAAAGCGCGCGCTTTTTCAAGAACGGATTTCCCGCCTGGGCGCCGCATTGCTTTTTCGACCCGCGATCCTTATATTCCGCCGAATTCGACCCGATACCCCCAAATACCCCTATGAAACGCCTGTTCATTCCCCTGATTTTCCTTTTGCTGCTCGGTCCCGATCCGGTTGCGGCCAGCGACCTGCTCGTCATCACCGAGTCCAACCCGCCCTTCACTTTCAACGAAACCGGCGGCCCCGCCGGGATCGCCACGGACCTGTTCCTGCTCATGGCCAAACGGGCCGGACTCGATGTGAAGAGGTCGGACATCAAATTCTGGCCATGGGCGCGCGGATACCAGGAGATACGCGAAAAGCCCAACGTGATCCTCTTCGCCACCGCCCGGACCGGCGAACGGGAGGCGCAGTTCCGCTGGATAGGTCCCATCGCCACCCTGCGCAGCGGGCTGATCGCCTTGAAGTCCAGACGTCTCGTCATCACTGACCCGGTATGGGGAGCGTGGCGATACCGATACGGCACCATACGATCCAGCGCCTCGGAACAGGAGCTGACCAGCCAGGGCGTACCGCCAGCCTGGATGGAACGCGTGCACGACCGCGTCCTGAACATACGCAAACTCGTCAACGGCCATATCGACGTCCTGGTGGGCAACGAGACGAACACCTACCACACCATCCGCCGTCTGGGACTGGACCCGAACGACTTTGAAATGGTCTACCAGCTCATGACCACCGACCTCTACTATGCCGCCAGCCTGGACATGGACCCCGACGTCGTGAACAGGCTGCAAACCGCCCTGGATTCCCTCAAAGCCGACGGCACCGCCGCCCGCATCGCCGTACAATACCGATAGAACCGGCTGAGACGCCGCCTTCCGGGAAAAAGCGCCGACCCGCGCAATACTCGACGCCGGGCGATAGCGCGATCGCCCAGAGTGTGATACGGATTACCATTACCGAGTTCACGTAGGCGTTTTCCCGGCGGATAGGCGCGCGGCACGACGCCTCCGGCACACCCAAGGAGATTCCCCATGGCAGGAAAATACGAAAGGAAACAGGCAAAGGACGAACAGTGGATGTTCAACCTCAAGGCCGGAAACGGCGAGATCATCCTGACCAGCGAACTCTACACCACCAAAGGCGCGTGCGACAACGGCATTGCCAGCGTGCAGAAGAACAGCCCCCTGGATGAACGCTATGAGCGCAAGGAAGCCAAAAACGGCAAGCCCTATTTCGTGCTCAAGGCCGGCAATCACCAGGTCATCGGCAAGAGCGAAATGTACTCTTCCAAGTCGGCCATGGAGAACGGAATCAACTCCGTGAAAACCAACGGCCCGAGCACGAACATCGTGGACGCCTAGCCTTTCCGGCTGACGATGAAAAAGGACCGGCGCGCATGAACTGCGCGCCGGTCCTTTTTGTTCGTCGTGTGCGGCCGGGCCTATTCGGCGGCCGCGTCCGCAAGAAGGGCGTCCACCAGTCCGGGAATGGTGTAGTCGCCCGGCTCGATGTCAGGAGTCAGGCCGAATCCCCTGACCGTCTCGGAGGTGATGGGGCCGATGGAGGCGATCTTCACGCCCGGGCACGCCTTGAAGGCGTCCGCCGGAACGAGCTCGAAGAAATTCTCCACAGTGCTCGACGAGGTGAAGGTCACGTAGCGGATCTCGCCGGAGGTCAGCGCTTCCATGATCTCGTCGCCGCTCGCCTGACCCAGCCGAGTCTCGTAGACCGGCAGGACCGTGACATTGCAGCCCGCCGCCTTCAACTCGCTGGGCAGGACCTCGCGGGCCACCTTGGCGCGCGGGATGAGCACGTCCGAGCCCTGGATGCCGCGTTCGAGCAGCCCCTTGACCACGTGCTCGGCCACGTATTTCTCCGGAATGAAGTCCGGCTCGATGCCGCGCGCCCGCAGCTCGTCGGCCGTGGCCGGGCCGATGGCCGCGACCTGCATTCCGCCGAAGATGCGCGCGTCCAGGCCGATGGCCCGGAGCTGCTGCCAGAAATATTTCACGCCGTTGACCGAGGTGAACACCACCCACTGGTAGCGGGCCAGTTGCAGGATGGCGGTCTCGACCTCGGCGTAGTCGTCCAGAGGCTCCACCGAAATGGTCGGGAACTCGCGGACGCACGCCCCCTGTTCACGCAGGACGTTGACCAGACCGGACGCCTGCTCGCGGGCGCGGGTGACGATCACGCCCTGTCCGAGCATGGGTTTCTTCTCGAACCAGCCCAGCTTGTCATGCAGGCTGCACACGCCGCCCACGATGATGATGGACGGGGCCTTCCACTGCCGGGCCTTGGCCTCTTCGGCCACCCGGTCCAGGGTGGACACGAACGAAGTCTGGTTGCAGCGCGTGCCCCAGCGCACCAACGCCACGGGAGTATCGGCGGCACGGCCGTTGTCCATGAGATTCTGGGCGATCATGGGCAGGTTGCCCACCCCCATGTAGAAAACCAGGGTGGAGGTTGACCGGCCGTACACCGCCCAATCGTGCCCGGATTCGGACTTGGTCGGGTCCTCGTGTCCGGTGATGAAGCAAACGCTGGTGGTGAAGTCGCGGTGGGTCACGGGAATGCCCGCATAGGCCGGAGCGGCCACGCCTGCGGTGATGCCCGGCACCACCTCGAAGTCGATGCCCGCCTCGACAAGCTCCTCGCCTTCCTCACCGCCGCGTCCGAAGACATACGGATCGCCGCCCTTCAACCGGCAGACGCGCCGCCCGGAACGGGCCTTGTCCACGATCAGGTCGTTGATCCTGTCCTGCGGCAGGGTGTGGTCGCCGCCCTTCTTGCCCACGTACAGAATTTCGCAGTCAGGCTTGCACCACTTCAGGAATTCGGCGTTGGCCAGATAGTCATAGATCATCACGTCGCAGGTCTCGATGATCTCCTTGGCCCGAAGGGTGAGCATCCCCGGATCGCCCGGGCCCGCTCCGACGAGAAACACGTTTGCCATAAGTTTGCCTCCTGCGGCCGGGAAACCTTTCAAGAAGCTCCCCGGACCCTCCAAAACTATTATCGCGGCGCAGGTCCGTTGCGCGAAATCCGCAATCCGCTGCGCCGTTTCAGGGCCTGTTCGTTGCCCGGGACGCTAGCCCATCACCGACTCAAGACGCGCCTTGAGCTGGGTGAGCTTGGTCTTTTCCTCTTCCATTTCGGCGAGCTTCTTCTTCTCGCCCTCGACCACCTCGGCCGGAGCGTTGTTGACGAAGCCTGGATTCTTGAGCTTGCCCGCCACGCCCTTCATGGTCTTTTCGAGCTTGCCCAGATTCTTGTCCAGACGCGCCAGCTCGGACTCGAAGTCCACCACGCCTTCCAGCGGGACGGACAGCTCGTTGCCCTGGACCACCGCCGCGCCCGAGGCCTTGGGAGCCTTGACGTCCGGTCCGATGGTCACGTTCTCGATGCGGGCCAGTGCCCGGATCAGATCGAGGTTGGCCTCAAGCACGGCCTTGTCGCCGTCACTGACGGTCTTGATGAGCAGGTCGAGCTTCTTGGCCGGTTCGATCAGAAGCTCGGTGCGGATGTTCCGGGTGCCGGAAACCACGCCCATGAACAGCTCCATCTCAGCCTCGGCCTTTTCGTCCAGGCAGCCGGGCCGCTTTTCCGGGAACGGCAGGGTGGCGATGTCCTCGGAGCGGTCGTCGCCCGCGGGACGGGGCAGCACGGACCAGATTTCCTGGGTGATGAACGGCGTGACCGGATGAAGCAGAACCATGGTCTCGGACAGCACGGTCCACAGAACCCGCTGCGTGTCCGCCTTGGCCTTTTCGTCCTCGCCGTACAGGGCGGGCTTGATCATCTCCAGATACCAGTCGCAGAACTCGGACCAGATGAACTTGTAAAGGGTCTGGGCGATCTCGTTGAACCGATACTCCAGAGTGGCGGCCGCGATGGACTCCTTGACCTCCTCCAGCCGATGGAGAATCCAGCGGTTGGCCAATCCCTCGGCCTCGGTCACGTCCACATCGGGAATCTCGTCGGGCAGGTTCATCATGGCGAACCTGGTGGCGTTCCAGACCTTGTTCATGAAGTGCTTGTAGCCCTCGATGCGCTGCTCAGAGAGCTTGATGTCCCGGCCCATGGCCGCAAAGCTGGTCAGGGTGAAACGCAGGGCGTCCGCGCCGTACTTCTCGATCATGTCCAGGGGGTCGATGACGTTGCCCGTGGACTTGGACATCTTCTTGCCCTGCTCGTCGCGGACCAGGGCGTGGATGTAGACGTGATGGAACGGTATCTCCTTCATGAACTGGAGGCCCATCATCATCATGCGGGCCACCCAGAAGAAGAGAATATCGAAGCCGGTGACCAGGCAGGAGGTCGGGTAGTACTTGGCCAGCTCCTTGGTGTCGTCAGGCCAGCCCATGGTCGAGAACGGCCACAGCGCCGAGGAAAACCAGGTGTCGAGCACATCCTCTTCCTGGACCAGCCTGGAGGAGCCGCACTTGGTGCAGACGGTCGGATCTTCCTTGGCCACGATGAGCTCGCCGCAATCCTCGCAGGTCCAGGCCGGAATGCGGTGGCCCCACCAAATCTGACGGGAAATGCACCAGTCGCGGATTTCGTCGAGCCACTGGTAGTAGGTCTTGGTCCAATGCTCGGGGAAAATCTGCGTCTTCCCGGGAACCGCGGCGCGCGCCTTTTCGGCCAGAGGCTTCATGGACACGAACCACTGAGTGGAAACATGGGGCTCGATGGTGGACTTGCAGCGATAGCAGACGCCGACCGAGTGGTCGTGGTCCACGATCTCGCCGAGCAGGCCCTCGGCGTCGAGGTCTTCGAGCACGGCCTTGCGCGCGTCGGTCACGGACAGGCCCCGGTACTTCTCGGGGGCGTTGTCGTTGATGAAGCCCTGCTCGTTCAGGATGGAGATGACTTCAAGCCCGTGCCTGCGGCCGATCTCCCAGTCGTTCATGTCGTGAGCCGGGGTGACCTTCAGGCAGCCTGTGCCGAACTCGACGTCCACGTAGGAGTCGCCGATGATGGGCAGCTCGCGGCCCACCAGGGGCAGAATGGCGGTCTTGCCTATAAACTTGTTGAACCGCTCGTCGTCCGGATTCACGGCGATGGCCGAGTCGGCCAGCATAGTCTCGGGACGGGTGGTGGCGATCACGAGATGACCGGAGCCGTCTGCCAGGGGGTACTTGACGTGATGGAGCTTGCCGGGCTTGGCCTCGTGCTCGACCTCGTCGTCGGCCAGGGCGGTGTGGCAGCGGTTGCACCAGTTGATGATGTAGTCGCCCTTGTAGATCAGCCCCTGCTCGAACAGGGACACGAAAACCTCGCGCACGGCCTTGGCGCGCTGATCGTCGAAGGTGAAGCATTCGCGGGTCCAGTCGACGCTCGCGCCCATGCGGCGAATCTGGCTCAGGATGTGGTCGCCCTTCTCCTTCTTCCATTCCCAGACGCGCTCGATGAACTTCTCGCGGCCCAGGTCGTCGCGGGTCAACCCCTCTTCCTTGAGCCTGCGCTCGACCACGTTCTGGGTAGCGATGCCCGCATGGTCGGTGCCGGGCACCCACAGAACGTTCTTGCCCTGCTGTCGGTTAAAGCGGCAGAGGATATCCTGGAGCGTCAGGTTCAGGGCGTGGCCCATATGCAGAACGCCGGTGACGTTGGGCGGGGGAATGACGATGGAATAGGACTCGCCCGGACCGTCCGGGTCAGGGGTAAAGGTCTTGCTCTCTTCCCAGTGGGTCTCCCACTTGTCTTCCACATCCCACGGTTCGTAGGCTTTGGCTAACTCTTTCCGGGCCATGAAATTCCTTCCTTTATGCCTGCTGCCGGTACCTGGCGACCGACGGCCTGAGATCTCGTATGGTTACGCTTGCGCAAGTGGTTGCGCCTTTGATAGCGTCGGGCTACCCTTGTCAAGAGAGCCGCATATGTCAAGCATACATATATATTGGGACGAATCGCACTTCTGGGGGCTGTTGGCGGCCAGAGCGCTGTCCGCCTGGGCCATCCCCCACCGTCTGGTGCGCGGCTCTGAAATAGCCGATGGCGCGCTCGCTGGCAAGCTCGGCGAGATTCCGGCCGCGCTCCTCGTGCCCGGCGGACGGGCCAAAGGCAAGGCCGACCGGCTCGGCGTGCGCGGCATGGACGCGATCTGCGAATACGTAAACTCCGGCGGCGCCTACCTCGGCTTCTGCGGCGGTGCGGGCCTGGCCCTGACCGGCCCCTACGGCCTGGGACTCTCCCCCTGGACGCGCAAGGGGTACCGCAACCGGCTCCATCATTTCCTCTCAGGGCATGTGGAAGCCCGTCTGGACAACGCCAGCGGCCTGGTACCGGACGGCATGGACGAAGCCCTGCTCCCTGTCTGGTGGCCGGGCCGGTTCGATCCCGCCGACCCGTCGGTCCAGGTTCTGGCCCGCTATGGCAAGCCCGGCCCCGACTTCTGGGTGGCGGACCTCAACCTGTCCACCCTGCCCAAGGGAACCATGGCCGATTGGGAGGCCCTCTACGGCGTGAACCTGAGCCCGGACTTCATGGAGGGCTCCCCCGTGGTGGCGGCCAACCGATTCGGTGCGGGACGCGTCGTCTTGAGCTACGCCCACCTGGAGACCCCGGCCTCGGAACAGGCCAACCGTTGGCTCTCGCACCTCCTCGGCCGGGTCCTCGACGAGCCCGGCTCGGCGGCGGCAAACCGCAGGCCGGTCCCGGCCTGGGACGTGGCCGCCCGCCCCATCGTCTGGGAGGACGCCACACTCATTCGCGCCCGGCGAACCATGGAAGAGATCATCCGCACCGGGTCCGACCACTTCCTGCTGTTCTGGCGCAACCCCTGGCTGCTCGGTTGGCGGCGCGGCATCCCGGGCGCGGGCATCAACACGCTCTATTCGCTCATCTGCGAATCCCTGGCCTCCGAACCGTCGGACGAGGCCCTGACCTTCTGGCGCGGGATGCGCGACCGCTTCCAGGTGCTCATGGATCTGCTCGGCAACGGGCTGACCGGCTACCTCCTGGCCGAACGGCTGTCCATGACCGTGTTCCACTCCGATTCGGGCGCAGTCTCCAAGGAGGGACTCAGGGAGCAGCGGCGCGCCCTGTTCGGGCTGCCTCCGGAACCGGGCGGCATCTATGCGGACCTGGCCGGGATGCTGGAAGAGTTATACTGGCGCCTGTCCCTTTCGACGACTCCGTAACTATTCCTGAATCAGCCGTTTTTCCAATGGATTGCCAGCCCCGATGTCCCGTGTTAATTAATGCCGGAGAATACGCCTCTCCCCCCGGGACGGTCCGGCCGGGGCGAATTCCCCTTTCACTCCTTATCCGATCACGCGGTGGACCATGCAGGATGAAGAGGCCCTGAAAAACAGCCCGGACGCACAATTTCGCTTCTGCATGTCCGAAGACGGCATGAAGCTCGGTGTCAACCGCTACTTCCCGCCCAACGGGGGCCTTGAGCCGAGCGTGGCTCTGCTCAAGGCGCAGGTGGCCGCCTGCGGAGTCAGGCTGCCCGTGGACGAAGAAGCCGCCAAACGCATCGTCGACGCGGTCCTTGCGGGCGACGAATTCCGGGGCATCCCCCTGGTCCGAGGCATTCCGCCGAGAGAGCCGAGAGAGGCCGTCCTTGCGGCCCTGGGCGACCTGCAATTCCCCGTGTTTCCGGAAGACCGTTTCCTCCGCTACCGTCCCGCCGCCACAGCGGCCAACGGCGAATCCATCGACGGGCGCACCATCCGGCCCAACGGTTCGTTCTCGCCCAAGGCCGTCAAGGTCGAAGCGGGCGAAAACGTGGACTGGGACCCCTCGGCCGGGGCGTACTACTCCCGGGTCTGGGGCATGGCCAAAATACGCGACGGCGTGGTCTCGGTGATCCCGGCCGCCCGCATTACCGACGACGAGGTCGAGGTCGTCGGGACCATCCATCACCGAGATTTCCGGGGCGAGCCCATTACCGTCGAGCGCATCGAAAAGGAACTGCGCGACATGGGCGTGCTCATCACCGTGGACCTGGAGGCGCTCGCGGCCAAGCTCAACCAGGCCCGTGACATGAACATGCCCCTGCCCAACCAGATTCTGGTCAAGGGCGCGCATCCCGTGCCGGGGCGCGACGGCTGGCTGGAATCCCTGGTCGCCACCCGCGACGAGACCGGCACCGAGGACGCCTCGGGCAGGCTCGACTTCCGCGACCGGGGGGCCTATCCCATGGTCGTCACCGGCCAGATCATCGGCAGGCTCCACCCGCCGACCGCGGGCGAAGGCGGCATCGACATCTACGGCAAGACCATTCCGGCCAGCGCGGGACGGGAGTTGAAGATCGTCCTGGGCGAAAACGTCCTGCTCCAGAACGACGGAAAGACATACGCCTCCAAGGCGCAGGGCGTGGCGGTTCTTGAGCGGAACACCCTGTCCGTGACCCAATGCCTGATCGTCAACGGCAACGTGGACCTCAACTCGGGCAACGTGAAGGTCGAGCACGGCTCGATCAAGGTGCTGGGATCGATTCAGGCCGGATTCTCGGTCTCGGCCCCGAAGCATGTCCTGGTGGAAGGGTCCATCGAAAGCGCGACCGTCTACGCGGGCGGTCTGGTGGAAGTCAAAGGCGGCATCCTCATGCCCGACGGCGGCGAAATCGTGTGTGACGGCCGGGTCGTCGCCAACTTCGCCGTCAACGCGCGCATCCGGGCCGGACACGACGTGGTCATCGCCAACGAAATCCAGAACTCGTCCATCCGCACGGACGGCAGGCTCATCGCCCTGTCCGGCAAAGGCACGGTCCTGGGCGGCGAAGTCGTGGCCCGCAAGGGCATCGAGATCAACGAACTCGGGTCCGAACTGGGCGTGGCCACGTCCGTGGGAATCATCGTCGAGGACGCCGAAGACGATGATCTGCGGGAGGAGCGCATCCGGGTGACCCAGTCCATCAAGAAAATCGACGCCACCCTGGGCACCGAACCGCCCGAGACGCTCCTGGCGCGCACGCCCGAAGCCAAACGGCCAGCACTGATCGAGGTCATCAAACACCGCGAGGCCCTTGTCCGGCGGCGCGACGCCCTGAGCGACAAGATCAACAGCCGTGTCATCCGCCACCAACGCGAACTGGAGGGCCTCACCATCCGGGTGAAGAAAATGGTCCACCCCGGCGCGATGATAGGATTCTGCAACGTCAGGAAAAAGGTCGAGAAGCGGCTCGAAGCCACGCTTTTTTACTGGGACGCGGAAAAACGCGACATCCTCGGCCGCTGATCGTCAACTCCCGTATTCGACCCGCATCAGGGTCAGCCCCTGCGGCGGGACCGTGGCCGGCGCCAGGGTTCTGTCGCCGGATTCGAGAAGGGCGCGCACGTCGTCCGGCTCCATCCTTCCCCGCCCGCAAGCCACCAGGCAGCCGACAAGGTTGCGCACCATCTGCTTGAGGAAACCATTGGCCGAAAACCGCCAGACCGATTCGAACTCGGTCGGGCCGGGATGGCGCGAAATCTCGGTCACGGTCCGCACGGTGGACTCGACGTCCGTGCCGACGTTCTGAAAGGCGGCGAAGTCATGCTCGCCCGAGAGGATCGCGGCGGCCTCCTCCATACGCGCGAAGTCCACCGGCCCGCATGCCCAGACGAAACGGCGTCGCTGGGGAAGACAAAAGGCCCGCTCGTGCCACAGGCAGTATTCGTAGGTTTTGGAAACGGCCCCGTACCGGGCATGGAAATCGTCGGCCGCCCAAGCGGCATCAAGCACGCGCACGTCCTTCGGCAGGAGCGCGTTCAGGCTGCGCTGCCAAGGGAAGTTGGGGCGGTCGTCCGGGCAGTCGAAATGAACGGTCTGCCCCAGGGCATGGACCCCGGAATCCGTCCGCCCCGAACCGTGGACGCGGATCGGCCCGCCCAGGATGGTCTCAAGGGCGCGCTCCAGCTCGCCCTGCACGGTGCGGTCGGCGGGCTGCACCTGCCAGCCGCAAAATTCCGTGCCCTCATAGGCCAGGATCATTCGGACGCGCGTCATGGGCCTGCTATACGTGAAGGCGGCCCGCAGTTCAACGCCGGACGGCAGCAAAAAAGGCGGGCGGCCGTCAGACCGCCCGCCCGCAATTATCGGGGTTGCCGAGTCTAGTTCTCGAAGGGAATCTGCAACCTGGTCAGCTCCTCGGAGAGCTTGGCGGCCTTCTTGGATTCCACGAAGGAGAGAATCTCGCCCGCCTGCCTGCCGCGCATTCCCGACAGGACCTTGACGGCCAGATCGTCGTCCATGGACTGCAATATTTCGGCGGCCTTCTTGGCCTTGGTGTTGGAAAGCATGTCCACCAGCTTCTTGACGCGCTGGTCCTTGAGCTGCTTGGCCTCGGCGAGCATGGACTTGATCTCGGCATGGAGTTTCTCGACCCGCTCGGCTTCGGCCTTGATGGAAGCCTCCATCTCCTTGAGAGCGCGCTCCTTGGCGGCCAGCTCGTCTTCCTTACGCTTCAGGGCCTTCCACTCCTCGGGCAAATCCTCTTCGGTGCGCTTTTCGGCGGCGGTACGATCCAGGGCGGCCTCGGACTTTGCCGCGCGGTTGGCCTCGGAATCCGCCTTGTCGGCGATGGGCGTGGAAGCAGCCGCATCGTTCCGGGCGGGGGCGGCGTTGTCCTGGGCAGCGGCGGTTTCGCCGGACAAAACGTCGGGCAACACGTTCCCGACAGCCCTGAGCGTCATGGAATCGACGCTCAGAAGGCCGAACACGGTCAGCTTCAGCAAAGCCAGAAAGACGAGACTGACGAGGACTTTAGTGATCGTGAGATTTGAACCGGAGCGTTGCCGTTTCATCGTTTTCCTTTTCTTCGCGGGCGTTTTCTCGATCATGATGCCTCTTGGCTTGCGTTTGCTTGAGCTTCTCCAGGAGCTTCTTGTCCCTGGAACGTTCCACAGCTTCCGTGCGGCATCGTTGCAATTTGAGTTCCAAACCCTGCAAATCCACCCTGGCGATGGCCACGTCCTGGGACAAGGCGTCCTTGTATTGCCGCCACAGCCACATGTCGTTGGCCGAGCCGTGCGACTCCGCCTCGGCTGCCAAATGGGCCTCCAACCGCTCCTCCAGGCCGCGCAGGACCTCGGCCTGGGCGTCGCGCGCGGCCCTGGCCCGGGCGAGCGCGCCCCTGGCCTGCTCCTCAAGCTGCTCGCGGTAATCGAGCACCTTGTCGAGCTTGAAACGAAACGGTTTGGACACGATTCGAAATCCTTTCGAAAAAAAGGACGGCGGCTAGGCTTCGGCCCCGGCGGGCTTACCGGCCATGCCGCAGTACCCGACGCCCTGCTCGCGGTCCACCCAGCGCCACATCATGCACTGGGCCACCTGGCACATCTTCATCTTGTCGTCATGGGTCATGAGCAGGGGGCAGAACAAAAATTTGGCGTCATCCACGTGAACGAGCATGGGGCTTCTCCTTGCGGCAAATGAAAAACGGCGCGCCGACCGATCGGCGCGCCGTCAATATAGCGTGTATCAACTCCGCTGACTAGCTGCCGGGCACGGTTTCGCGCTGAGCCACCTCGGCGGCCACGGCCGGGGCCTCGGCCACGGGCTGCGGGCTCTCCCCGCCCATGGAAACAAGGGTCTCCATGCCGAGCAGGGACTTGAGCTTTTCGAGCGCGAGCACCGAGCGGCGGGCGTTCTCGTCCAGCACCTCGGCGTAGCCGCCGTCGCGAATGACCTTGGCGTAGTCG from Pseudodesulfovibrio thermohalotolerans includes the following:
- the purN gene encoding phosphoribosylglycinamide formyltransferase: MAMPIAVLVSGGGSNLQSIIDRIEAGALDAEIKVVVSNREDAYGLTRARNHNIPTRVLLHTDFDSRESFDEELVRVLRESGVNGAGAVVMAGFMRIVTPVFLEPFRGRVINIHPALLPSFPGVHGQDDAAEYGVKISGCTVHFVDEQMDHGPVIVQAAVPCQPGEDGDELGARILKLEHRIYPQALQWLAEGRLETRGRIVHLKPGERKLADASASDMGVETQALVWPPLEEGF
- a CDS encoding substrate-binding periplasmic protein, producing MKRLFIPLIFLLLLGPDPVAASDLLVITESNPPFTFNETGGPAGIATDLFLLMAKRAGLDVKRSDIKFWPWARGYQEIREKPNVILFATARTGEREAQFRWIGPIATLRSGLIALKSRRLVITDPVWGAWRYRYGTIRSSASEQELTSQGVPPAWMERVHDRVLNIRKLVNGHIDVLVGNETNTYHTIRRLGLDPNDFEMVYQLMTTDLYYAASLDMDPDVVNRLQTALDSLKADGTAARIAVQYR
- a CDS encoding YegP family protein: MAGKYERKQAKDEQWMFNLKAGNGEIILTSELYTTKGACDNGIASVQKNSPLDERYERKEAKNGKPYFVLKAGNHQVIGKSEMYSSKSAMENGINSVKTNGPSTNIVDA
- the cobA gene encoding uroporphyrinogen-III C-methyltransferase codes for the protein MANVFLVGAGPGDPGMLTLRAKEIIETCDVMIYDYLANAEFLKWCKPDCEILYVGKKGGDHTLPQDRINDLIVDKARSGRRVCRLKGGDPYVFGRGGEEGEELVEAGIDFEVVPGITAGVAAPAYAGIPVTHRDFTTSVCFITGHEDPTKSESGHDWAVYGRSTSTLVFYMGVGNLPMIAQNLMDNGRAADTPVALVRWGTRCNQTSFVSTLDRVAEEAKARQWKAPSIIIVGGVCSLHDKLGWFEKKPMLGQGVIVTRAREQASGLVNVLREQGACVREFPTISVEPLDDYAEVETAILQLARYQWVVFTSVNGVKYFWQQLRAIGLDARIFGGMQVAAIGPATADELRARGIEPDFIPEKYVAEHVVKGLLERGIQGSDVLIPRAKVAREVLPSELKAAGCNVTVLPVYETRLGQASGDEIMEALTSGEIRYVTFTSSSTVENFFELVPADAFKACPGVKIASIGPITSETVRGFGLTPDIEPGDYTIPGLVDALLADAAAE
- a CDS encoding valine--tRNA ligase; translated protein: MARKELAKAYEPWDVEDKWETHWEESKTFTPDPDGPGESYSIVIPPPNVTGVLHMGHALNLTLQDILCRFNRQQGKNVLWVPGTDHAGIATQNVVERRLKEEGLTRDDLGREKFIERVWEWKKEKGDHILSQIRRMGASVDWTRECFTFDDQRAKAVREVFVSLFEQGLIYKGDYIINWCNRCHTALADDEVEHEAKPGKLHHVKYPLADGSGHLVIATTRPETMLADSAIAVNPDDERFNKFIGKTAILPLVGRELPIIGDSYVDVEFGTGCLKVTPAHDMNDWEIGRRHGLEVISILNEQGFINDNAPEKYRGLSVTDARKAVLEDLDAEGLLGEIVDHDHSVGVCYRCKSTIEPHVSTQWFVSMKPLAEKARAAVPGKTQIFPEHWTKTYYQWLDEIRDWCISRQIWWGHRIPAWTCEDCGELIVAKEDPTVCTKCGSSRLVQEEDVLDTWFSSALWPFSTMGWPDDTKELAKYYPTSCLVTGFDILFFWVARMMMMGLQFMKEIPFHHVYIHALVRDEQGKKMSKSTGNVIDPLDMIEKYGADALRFTLTSFAAMGRDIKLSEQRIEGYKHFMNKVWNATRFAMMNLPDEIPDVDVTEAEGLANRWILHRLEEVKESIAAATLEYRFNEIAQTLYKFIWSEFCDWYLEMIKPALYGEDEKAKADTQRVLWTVLSETMVLLHPVTPFITQEIWSVLPRPAGDDRSEDIATLPFPEKRPGCLDEKAEAEMELFMGVVSGTRNIRTELLIEPAKKLDLLIKTVSDGDKAVLEANLDLIRALARIENVTIGPDVKAPKASGAAVVQGNELSVPLEGVVDFESELARLDKNLGKLEKTMKGVAGKLKNPGFVNNAPAEVVEGEKKKLAEMEEEKTKLTQLKARLESVMG
- a CDS encoding BPL-N domain-containing protein, yielding MSSIHIYWDESHFWGLLAARALSAWAIPHRLVRGSEIADGALAGKLGEIPAALLVPGGRAKGKADRLGVRGMDAICEYVNSGGAYLGFCGGAGLALTGPYGLGLSPWTRKGYRNRLHHFLSGHVEARLDNASGLVPDGMDEALLPVWWPGRFDPADPSVQVLARYGKPGPDFWVADLNLSTLPKGTMADWEALYGVNLSPDFMEGSPVVAANRFGAGRVVLSYAHLETPASEQANRWLSHLLGRVLDEPGSAAANRRPVPAWDVAARPIVWEDATLIRARRTMEEIIRTGSDHFLLFWRNPWLLGWRRGIPGAGINTLYSLICESLASEPSDEALTFWRGMRDRFQVLMDLLGNGLTGYLLAERLSMTVFHSDSGAVSKEGLREQRRALFGLPPEPGGIYADLAGMLEELYWRLSLSTTP
- a CDS encoding DUF342 domain-containing protein, producing the protein MQDEEALKNSPDAQFRFCMSEDGMKLGVNRYFPPNGGLEPSVALLKAQVAACGVRLPVDEEAAKRIVDAVLAGDEFRGIPLVRGIPPREPREAVLAALGDLQFPVFPEDRFLRYRPAATAANGESIDGRTIRPNGSFSPKAVKVEAGENVDWDPSAGAYYSRVWGMAKIRDGVVSVIPAARITDDEVEVVGTIHHRDFRGEPITVERIEKELRDMGVLITVDLEALAAKLNQARDMNMPLPNQILVKGAHPVPGRDGWLESLVATRDETGTEDASGRLDFRDRGAYPMVVTGQIIGRLHPPTAGEGGIDIYGKTIPASAGRELKIVLGENVLLQNDGKTYASKAQGVAVLERNTLSVTQCLIVNGNVDLNSGNVKVEHGSIKVLGSIQAGFSVSAPKHVLVEGSIESATVYAGGLVEVKGGILMPDGGEIVCDGRVVANFAVNARIRAGHDVVIANEIQNSSIRTDGRLIALSGKGTVLGGEVVARKGIEINELGSELGVATSVGIIVEDAEDDDLREERIRVTQSIKKIDATLGTEPPETLLARTPEAKRPALIEVIKHREALVRRRDALSDKINSRVIRHQRELEGLTIRVKKMVHPGAMIGFCNVRKKVEKRLEATLFYWDAEKRDILGR